One window from the genome of Streptomyces sp. NBC_00091 encodes:
- a CDS encoding BTAD domain-containing putative transcriptional regulator yields MSIAHGPETVVLKPSKPTSLLAALLLHPGAVVSTGYLLRAVWDEEPPATARAALQTCVLRLRRLFEKYGISATTIEAVPGGYRMRNDTETLDLVLFRLLTAQARAAAGTAEELYRLREALSLWHGQPLANVASRMLQRDAVPALEQERLRVLERVCDLELAAGNCHQVLVDLYESARRHPVRERFTEQLIEALYRTGRQAEALAEYRTVRERLREELGVDPGPGLRRLELAILRAEELGPATRAEDLEPAPPRPALTAPGRAGERAPERAGPPPVPGFAGRAADLRAMSLRLTDTGGPRLLVVSGAPGIGKSALAHQSAYEGRRAFPGGVFAVDLARPDGSPLDVEEARKLLPEPGGGGRRLLILDNAAGAGQVLPLLPETGGATVLVTSRRALAAAVATHGGSVHRLDVLGPADAFGLLAGLVGAGRIAAEERGARELAAVCGYFPLALRIAAGRLLTRPGLSVADCAAWLAEDPPGRLALAEDPRLSVPEVFGQAVGALAPPLREAFLRLGSLDPRSGPATAVGESVLEQLVEAGLLEDGPPGEPYRIHDFLRVYARWLARGREGAAAPLPR; encoded by the coding sequence TTGAGTATTGCGCACGGCCCCGAGACAGTAGTTCTCAAACCCTCCAAGCCGACCAGTCTGCTCGCCGCCCTCCTCCTCCATCCGGGCGCCGTCGTTTCCACCGGCTATCTGCTGCGCGCCGTTTGGGACGAGGAGCCTCCCGCCACCGCGCGGGCCGCACTCCAGACCTGTGTGCTGCGCCTGCGCAGGTTATTCGAGAAATACGGCATATCCGCGACCACCATCGAGGCCGTGCCGGGCGGCTACCGGATGCGCAACGACACCGAGACGCTCGACCTCGTCCTGTTCCGCTTGCTGACCGCGCAGGCGAGGGCCGCCGCCGGGACCGCCGAGGAGCTGTACCGGCTGCGGGAGGCGCTCTCGCTCTGGCACGGGCAGCCCCTGGCGAACGTGGCCTCGCGCATGCTCCAGCGGGACGCGGTGCCCGCCCTCGAACAGGAGCGGCTGCGGGTCCTCGAGCGGGTGTGCGACCTCGAACTGGCCGCCGGGAACTGCCATCAGGTGCTCGTCGACCTCTACGAGAGCGCCCGCCGCCATCCCGTCCGCGAGCGGTTCACCGAGCAGCTCATCGAGGCGCTCTACCGCACCGGCCGGCAGGCGGAGGCGCTCGCCGAGTACCGCACGGTGCGCGAGCGGCTGCGCGAGGAGCTCGGGGTCGATCCCGGGCCCGGGCTCAGGCGCCTGGAGCTGGCGATCCTGCGGGCCGAGGAGCTGGGCCCGGCCACCCGCGCCGAAGACCTCGAACCGGCCCCGCCGCGCCCCGCGTTGACCGCCCCCGGCCGCGCCGGCGAGCGCGCCCCCGAGCGCGCCGGACCGCCGCCGGTGCCCGGCTTCGCCGGGCGCGCGGCGGATCTGCGGGCCATGTCGCTGCGGCTCACCGACACCGGCGGGCCCCGGCTCCTGGTCGTCTCCGGAGCGCCCGGGATCGGCAAGTCGGCGCTCGCGCACCAGAGCGCGTACGAGGGCCGGCGGGCCTTCCCCGGCGGGGTGTTCGCCGTCGACCTGGCCCGGCCCGACGGCAGCCCCCTCGATGTCGAGGAGGCCCGCAAGCTGCTGCCCGAGCCGGGCGGCGGGGGCCGGCGGCTGCTGATCCTCGACAACGCGGCCGGAGCCGGCCAGGTGCTGCCGCTGCTGCCGGAGACCGGCGGCGCCACGGTGCTGGTGACCAGCCGGCGGGCGCTCGCGGCGGCGGTCGCCACCCACGGCGGGTCCGTGCACCGGCTCGACGTCCTCGGTCCGGCCGACGCCTTCGGGCTGCTCGCCGGGCTCGTCGGGGCCGGGCGGATCGCCGCCGAGGAGCGGGGGGCGCGCGAACTGGCCGCCGTGTGCGGGTACTTCCCGCTGGCGCTGCGGATCGCCGCCGGGCGGCTGCTGACCCGGCCGGGGCTGTCCGTCGCCGACTGCGCGGCCTGGCTGGCGGAGGACCCGCCGGGCCGGCTCGCCCTCGCCGAGGATCCCCGGCTGTCGGTGCCGGAGGTCTTCGGGCAGGCCGTCGGCGCGCTGGCGCCCCCGCTGCGGGAGGCGTTCCTGCGGCTGGGCTCGCTCGACCCGCGCTCCGGCCCGGCCACAGCCGTGGGCGAGAGCGTGCTCGAACAGCTCGTGGAGGCCGGGCTGCTCGAGGACGGCCCGCCCGGCGAGCCGTACCGGATCCACGACTTCCTCCGCGTCTACGCGCGGTGGCTGGCCCGGGGCCGCGAAGGCGCCGCGGCGCCCCTGCCCCGCTGA
- a CDS encoding MFS transporter — translation MTPLAVRPTAPAAVHSRRVLLAGAAGNFVEWYEFGVYGAFATVIAERFFTPAAGQGGAGPLVATYASFAVAFFFRPAGALLFGRLGDRIGRRPALILVIALMTLATTLIGLLPTRATVGAAAPWLLTGLRILQGLCLGGEFGGAVALMTESAPPGRRGRHGAWQSFTVALGLLAGAAVAALLATVLSPAALHAWGWRIPFLLALPLGLAAYRLRSALPDEPGPPPRTPPGGSTRSTTRSTTARAVVLGIGRLMGWSAAGYTFLVVLPSYLQATLGASFREALIATTLANLGFAAAILPAGILSDRVGRRPVMLAGALAVTLFALPLLHLLQDPAAPAPARAAAVLAAGATVGLLAGPGPAMLAEMFPARVRCTGLGLAYALTGAVFSGCAGLVITTLTAATGDPDIPAYYAAGACALSALALSGLRGDDHRGPLR, via the coding sequence ATGACCCCCCTCGCAGTGCGCCCCACGGCGCCCGCCGCGGTCCATTCGCGCCGGGTGCTGCTCGCCGGCGCGGCCGGGAACTTCGTCGAGTGGTACGAGTTCGGCGTCTACGGCGCCTTCGCCACGGTCATCGCCGAGCGCTTCTTCACCCCGGCGGCCGGACAGGGCGGCGCCGGCCCGCTGGTCGCCACGTACGCCTCCTTCGCGGTGGCCTTCTTCTTCCGCCCCGCCGGCGCCCTCCTCTTCGGCCGCCTCGGCGACCGCATCGGCCGCCGCCCCGCCCTGATCCTCGTCATCGCCCTGATGACCCTGGCCACCACCCTGATCGGCCTGCTCCCGACCCGGGCCACCGTCGGCGCCGCGGCCCCCTGGCTGCTCACCGGGCTCCGCATCCTGCAAGGGCTGTGCCTGGGAGGGGAGTTCGGCGGCGCCGTGGCCCTGATGACGGAATCCGCGCCCCCGGGCCGACGCGGCCGCCACGGCGCCTGGCAGTCCTTCACCGTCGCCCTCGGCCTGCTCGCCGGCGCGGCCGTCGCCGCGCTCCTGGCCACGGTCCTCTCCCCGGCCGCCCTGCACGCCTGGGGCTGGCGGATCCCCTTCCTGCTGGCCCTCCCGCTCGGACTGGCCGCGTACCGGCTGCGCTCCGCCCTGCCCGACGAGCCCGGTCCGCCCCCCAGGACACCCCCCGGCGGCAGCACCCGCTCCACCACCCGCTCCACCACCGCCAGGGCCGTCGTCCTCGGCATCGGGCGGCTCATGGGCTGGTCGGCGGCCGGGTACACCTTCCTCGTGGTCCTGCCCTCCTACCTCCAGGCCACGCTCGGCGCGTCCTTCCGGGAGGCCCTGATCGCCACCACCCTCGCCAACCTCGGCTTCGCCGCGGCGATCCTGCCCGCCGGGATCCTCAGCGACCGCGTCGGCCGCCGCCCCGTCATGCTCGCCGGAGCCCTGGCCGTCACCCTCTTCGCGCTCCCGCTGCTCCACCTCCTCCAGGACCCCGCCGCCCCCGCACCGGCCAGAGCCGCCGCCGTCCTCGCCGCGGGCGCCACCGTCGGCCTGCTCGCCGGCCCGGGCCCCGCGATGCTCGCCGAAATGTTCCCCGCACGGGTGCGCTGCACCGGGCTCGGACTGGCGTACGCCCTCACCGGCGCGGTGTTCTCCGGCTGCGCGGGCCTCGTCATCACGACCCTGACCGCCGCCACCGGCGACCCGGACATCCCCGCCTACTACGCCGCCGGCGCCTGCGCCCTCAGCGCCCTCGCCCTGTCCGGCCTGCGCGGCGACGACCACCGCGGGCCGCTGCGATGA
- a CDS encoding Ig-like domain-containing protein, translating into MAKSRTKAWSAVAAVTGAVLAVATAPGRTTEAVAAPGTAREAAVTLLVGRALDGARAPAAGWCAARAFRGGQCGAWQEQRVLATARGGSVLWDPALGDAGELPTDAGAPLEIALARAEAGRLTDVTVTDGRGRHLAGELGPDGGRWRNTEPLRAGEGYTVRVGAQDGDGAPVGVTMVFETAPPADKGRLTVDFGPRPGTYGAGEIVTAELSHPVPADDPAARARLEQALQVTSEPHVEGAWHWVDDSTLHFRPRAYWPAHTVVRVRSGLDGVELGEHGYGGPSEPLEFTVADRIEAVTDSAAHLMTVRRNGRVIRTIPVTTGKAGFRTRSGVKVVLGKEYKVRMRGDTVGIKKGTKEFYDLPVFYATRVTWSGEYVHAAPWSVEAQGEENVSHGCTGMSTKDAAWFYETVREGDIVEVVNSGGEKMDPFGNGIGDWNMDWRTWLSGSALTPAAAAHQPAEPPSRLDPTT; encoded by the coding sequence GTGGCGAAGTCGCGGACGAAGGCGTGGAGTGCGGTCGCCGCGGTGACGGGGGCCGTACTGGCCGTCGCCACCGCACCGGGCCGCACGACCGAGGCGGTGGCGGCGCCCGGGACCGCCCGCGAAGCGGCGGTCACCCTGCTGGTCGGCCGGGCCCTGGACGGCGCCCGTGCGCCCGCCGCCGGCTGGTGCGCCGCCCGGGCCTTCCGGGGAGGGCAGTGCGGCGCCTGGCAGGAGCAGCGGGTCCTCGCCACCGCCCGCGGCGGCTCCGTCCTGTGGGACCCGGCCCTCGGCGACGCCGGCGAACTCCCCACGGACGCGGGCGCCCCGCTCGAGATCGCCCTCGCCCGGGCAGAGGCCGGCCGCCTCACCGACGTGACCGTCACCGACGGGCGCGGCCGCCACCTCGCCGGCGAACTCGGCCCGGACGGCGGACGCTGGCGCAACACCGAACCCCTGCGGGCCGGGGAGGGCTACACCGTCCGCGTCGGCGCCCAGGACGGCGACGGCGCACCCGTCGGCGTGACCATGGTCTTCGAGACCGCGCCGCCCGCCGACAAGGGCCGGCTCACCGTCGATTTCGGCCCCCGCCCCGGCACGTACGGCGCGGGGGAGATCGTCACCGCCGAACTCAGCCACCCGGTCCCCGCCGACGACCCCGCCGCCCGCGCCCGCCTGGAACAAGCCCTCCAGGTCACCTCGGAACCCCACGTCGAGGGAGCCTGGCACTGGGTCGACGACTCGACCCTGCACTTCCGGCCCCGCGCCTACTGGCCCGCCCACACCGTCGTCCGCGTCCGCAGCGGCCTCGACGGCGTCGAACTCGGCGAGCACGGGTACGGCGGCCCCTCCGAACCCCTCGAGTTCACCGTCGCGGACCGGATCGAGGCCGTCACCGACTCCGCCGCCCACCTGATGACCGTACGCCGCAACGGACGCGTCATCAGGACCATCCCGGTCACCACCGGAAAGGCCGGCTTCCGGACCCGCAGCGGCGTCAAGGTCGTCCTCGGCAAGGAGTACAAGGTCCGCATGCGCGGGGACACCGTCGGCATCAAGAAGGGCACCAAGGAGTTCTACGACCTCCCCGTCTTCTACGCGACGCGGGTGACCTGGAGCGGCGAGTACGTCCACGCCGCGCCCTGGTCGGTCGAGGCACAGGGCGAGGAGAACGTCAGCCACGGCTGCACCGGCATGTCCACCAAGGACGCCGCCTGGTTCTACGAGACGGTCCGCGAGGGCGACATCGTCGAGGTGGTCAACAGCGGGGGTGAGAAGATGGACCCCTTCGGCAACGGCATCGGCGACTGGAACATGGACTGGCGCACCTGGCTGTCGGGCAGCGCCCTGACCCCCGCCGCCGCCGCGCACCAGCCGGCGGAACCCCCCTCGCGCCTCGACCCCACGACATGA
- a CDS encoding L-threonylcarbamoyladenylate synthase, producing MAKYFDVHPENPQRRTLTSVADSIRSGALIAYPTDSCFALGCQLGNRDGITRIRSIRDLDDRHHFTLVCQNFAQLGQFVHVDNDVFRAVKAATPGPYTFILKATSEVPRQLMHPKKKTVGVRIPDHVVTQALLAELGGPLVSSTLLLPGEEEPMTHGWEIKERLDHVVDAVVDSGDCGTRPTTVIDFSEGEAEIVRRGAGDTSRFE from the coding sequence ATGGCGAAGTACTTCGACGTTCACCCCGAGAATCCCCAGCGGCGCACCCTCACCAGTGTGGCCGACAGCATCCGCTCCGGCGCGCTCATCGCGTATCCCACGGACTCCTGCTTCGCGCTGGGGTGCCAGCTGGGCAACCGTGACGGCATCACGCGGATCCGGTCGATCCGCGATCTGGACGACCGGCACCACTTCACCCTCGTGTGCCAGAACTTCGCCCAGCTGGGGCAGTTCGTGCACGTGGACAACGACGTGTTCCGGGCCGTCAAGGCCGCGACCCCCGGCCCTTACACCTTCATCCTCAAGGCCACCTCGGAGGTGCCGCGCCAGCTGATGCACCCGAAGAAGAAGACCGTCGGGGTCCGGATCCCCGACCACGTCGTCACCCAGGCCCTGCTCGCCGAGCTGGGCGGGCCGCTGGTCTCCAGCACCCTGCTGCTGCCGGGCGAGGAGGAGCCGATGACGCACGGCTGGGAGATCAAGGAGCGGCTCGACCACGTGGTGGACGCGGTGGTCGACTCCGGTGACTGCGGTACCCGGCCGACGACCGTCATCGACTTCTCCGAGGGCGAGGCCGAGATCGTACGCCGGGGGGCGGGCGACACCTCGCGGTTCGAGTAG
- a CDS encoding TOMM precursor leader peptide-binding protein codes for MLFTETPDGVLFHNSDGGFRLTARTAYRFATLIVPHLTGEHTVTELCQGLGDPQRAMVGELVKTLYERDFARSVAEPGEAEPAAAAPPDVARRFAPQIAYADHYADDAEARFLRFRGTRVAVLGEDAVARWCALSLVRNGCAVVGVLPAADAAEVREEAAGAVADGCPVEIRTLPEHPADWAKLEEYDFVVVTGGTGAPARLLPLLRAGIPEGRSLLPAWSYGNDAVVGPLMAHGTAGCWSCAALRLGAARGGAAAAELWSALALPEAPLAAGPVPGRPLAAMIGNLLGYEVFRAASGSLPAETAGRLLVQDMASLDVTAEPLFPHPRCPFCPSGEPEAAPVDLAAAGTSGTPALPTLETARDADELVEELNRRSTVVRPYAGVFTRYADEELTQIPLKAGVVELGLGHAGPRTVAAFDIHHVAGARMRALDAAALVYAEHVVPPRELVGGCGEPGAVAAAGLATATGIPGEVSAYERAVSLLTKEPVPVPAGAVRPFGPHNADRLFERTRAGAGAGPSPADAAAAGLLSALGHAALLRAVRGAAAARVPLPERDGADAELGFLVRSADRLELEPELLDLGEGVRTGVQVLLARAGEHWALGEGLDRRTAAVAALRELLGAAQYGADGADAGRDPLLRDLDPRALTVSAAAAEPVTEGAGTSWEQVRERLAGAGLDAYAVPTGSAELAGVGIHTVRVLLAAAAGAESGDDA; via the coding sequence GTGCTCTTCACCGAGACGCCCGACGGCGTGCTGTTCCACAACTCCGACGGGGGCTTTCGCCTCACCGCCCGCACCGCGTACCGGTTCGCCACGCTGATCGTCCCCCACCTGACCGGCGAGCACACCGTCACCGAACTCTGCCAGGGGCTGGGCGACCCCCAGCGCGCGATGGTCGGCGAACTCGTCAAGACCCTGTACGAACGGGACTTCGCCCGCTCCGTGGCCGAGCCCGGGGAAGCGGAGCCGGCCGCCGCCGCGCCGCCCGACGTCGCACGGCGCTTCGCACCGCAGATCGCCTACGCCGACCACTACGCCGACGACGCCGAGGCCCGCTTCCTGCGCTTCCGGGGCACCCGGGTCGCCGTCCTCGGCGAGGACGCGGTGGCCCGCTGGTGCGCGCTGAGCCTCGTGCGCAACGGCTGCGCCGTCGTCGGCGTCCTGCCGGCGGCGGACGCGGCCGAGGTGCGGGAGGAGGCGGCCGGGGCCGTCGCCGACGGCTGCCCGGTGGAGATCCGTACGCTGCCCGAACACCCGGCGGACTGGGCCAAGTTGGAGGAGTACGACTTCGTCGTGGTGACCGGCGGGACGGGGGCGCCCGCACGGCTGCTGCCGCTGCTGCGCGCCGGCATACCCGAGGGCCGCTCCCTGCTGCCCGCCTGGTCGTACGGCAACGACGCCGTCGTCGGCCCGCTCATGGCGCACGGCACCGCCGGCTGCTGGTCCTGCGCGGCCCTGCGGCTGGGCGCGGCCCGCGGCGGCGCGGCGGCGGCCGAGCTGTGGAGCGCCCTCGCGCTGCCGGAGGCCCCCCTCGCGGCGGGCCCGGTGCCGGGCCGGCCGCTGGCCGCCATGATCGGCAACCTGCTGGGGTACGAGGTGTTCCGGGCGGCCTCCGGTTCGCTGCCCGCCGAGACCGCCGGGCGGCTGCTCGTCCAGGACATGGCCTCGCTGGACGTCACCGCCGAGCCGCTGTTCCCGCACCCGCGCTGCCCGTTCTGCCCGTCCGGGGAGCCGGAGGCGGCTCCCGTGGACCTCGCCGCGGCCGGTACCTCGGGCACGCCCGCGCTGCCGACGCTGGAGACCGCCCGCGACGCGGACGAGCTGGTCGAGGAGCTGAACCGGCGCTCCACCGTGGTGCGCCCGTACGCGGGGGTGTTCACCCGGTACGCGGACGAGGAACTCACGCAGATCCCGCTGAAGGCCGGGGTGGTCGAGCTGGGCCTCGGGCACGCGGGGCCGCGTACGGTGGCCGCCTTCGACATCCACCACGTGGCGGGGGCGCGGATGCGCGCCCTGGACGCGGCGGCGCTGGTGTACGCGGAGCACGTGGTGCCGCCGCGCGAGCTGGTCGGCGGCTGCGGGGAGCCGGGCGCGGTGGCCGCCGCCGGGCTGGCGACGGCCACCGGGATCCCGGGCGAGGTGTCCGCGTACGAGCGGGCGGTGTCCCTGCTGACGAAGGAGCCCGTACCGGTCCCGGCGGGCGCGGTACGGCCGTTCGGCCCGCACAACGCCGACCGGCTCTTCGAGCGCACCCGCGCCGGGGCCGGGGCCGGCCCCTCCCCCGCCGACGCGGCCGCGGCCGGGCTGCTGTCGGCGCTCGGGCACGCCGCGCTGCTGCGGGCCGTGCGCGGTGCGGCGGCGGCCCGGGTGCCGCTGCCGGAGCGGGACGGCGCGGACGCCGAACTCGGGTTCCTCGTACGGTCGGCGGACCGGCTGGAGCTGGAACCGGAGCTGCTGGACCTCGGGGAGGGCGTACGGACCGGGGTGCAGGTGCTGCTGGCGCGCGCCGGGGAGCACTGGGCGCTGGGCGAGGGCCTGGACCGGCGTACGGCGGCGGTCGCCGCCCTGCGGGAGCTGCTGGGCGCGGCCCAGTACGGGGCGGACGGCGCCGACGCGGGCCGCGATCCGCTGCTGCGCGATCTGGACCCGCGCGCGCTGACGGTGTCCGCGGCGGCGGCCGAGCCGGTGACGGAGGGGGCCGGGACCTCCTGGGAGCAGGTGCGCGAGCGCCTCGCCGGGGCGGGGCTCGACGCGTACGCGGTCCCCACCGGGTCGGCGGAGCTGGCGGGCGTGGGCATCCACACGGTACGGGTGCTGCTCGCGGCGGCAGCGGGCGCGGAGAGCGGCGATGACGCGTAG
- a CDS encoding anhydro-N-acetylmuramic acid kinase: MRVVGLMSGTSYDAVDAAAAHLGFEDGGQTLRLVPLGMVSAPYEAALRDALAAALPPAPASLADVCLLDTRIGQAFAALAARADHELCAGRAELIASHGQTVYHWTAAGQVHGTLQLGHPAWIAEATGRPVVSGFRPRDIAAGGQGAPLVSLVDLMLLRGRPGAPAALNIGGIANLTALPPAGPPVAFDTGPGNALMDAAVRELTGGRLGYDEDGALAAAGRVHEPLLRRLLAEPYYRLPAPKTTGKELFHPGHLRTALAGLTALPPQDLLATLARLTARTVADALRPLRVTEVIASGGGTRNPALMAMLREELPPRTALLDSSALGLPAAAKEAYAFAVLGFLTLHGLPGNAPGCTGARGPRLLGSLTPGRGPLRLPPPPARPPVRLAIGPRP, from the coding sequence ATGAGGGTGGTCGGCCTGATGTCGGGCACCTCGTACGACGCCGTCGACGCGGCCGCCGCCCACCTCGGCTTCGAGGACGGGGGCCAGACCCTGCGGCTGGTCCCGCTCGGCATGGTCAGCGCCCCCTACGAGGCCGCCCTGCGCGACGCCCTCGCGGCGGCCCTGCCACCCGCACCCGCCTCCCTCGCCGACGTGTGCCTCCTCGACACCCGCATCGGGCAGGCCTTCGCCGCGCTCGCGGCCCGCGCCGACCACGAACTGTGCGCGGGCCGCGCCGAGCTGATCGCCTCGCACGGCCAGACCGTCTACCACTGGACGGCCGCCGGCCAGGTCCACGGCACCCTCCAGCTCGGCCACCCCGCCTGGATCGCCGAGGCCACCGGCCGCCCCGTCGTCTCCGGCTTCCGCCCCCGCGACATCGCGGCCGGCGGCCAGGGCGCCCCGCTCGTCAGCCTCGTCGACCTGATGCTGCTGCGCGGGCGGCCCGGCGCGCCCGCCGCCCTGAACATCGGCGGGATCGCCAACCTCACCGCCCTGCCCCCGGCCGGCCCGCCCGTGGCCTTCGACACCGGCCCCGGCAACGCCCTGATGGACGCCGCCGTACGGGAACTCACCGGCGGGCGGCTCGGATACGACGAGGACGGCGCCCTCGCCGCCGCCGGCCGGGTCCACGAACCGCTCCTGCGGCGCCTGCTCGCCGAGCCCTACTACCGGCTGCCCGCCCCCAAGACCACCGGCAAGGAGCTGTTCCACCCCGGCCACCTGCGCACCGCCCTCGCCGGTCTCACCGCCCTCCCGCCGCAGGACCTCCTCGCCACCCTCGCCCGGCTCACCGCCCGCACCGTCGCCGACGCGCTGCGCCCGCTGCGCGTCACCGAGGTCATCGCCTCCGGCGGAGGCACCCGCAACCCGGCCCTCATGGCGATGCTCCGCGAGGAACTGCCCCCGCGCACCGCCCTGCTGGACTCCTCGGCACTGGGCCTGCCCGCCGCCGCGAAGGAGGCGTACGCCTTCGCCGTCCTCGGCTTCCTCACCCTCCACGGCCTGCCCGGCAACGCCCCCGGGTGCACCGGGGCCCGGGGACCCCGGCTCCTCGGCTCCCTCACCCCGGGGCGCGGGCCGCTGCGGCTGCCGCCACCGCCGGCCCGGCCGCCGGTCCGGCTCGCCATCGGCCCGCGGCCGTGA
- a CDS encoding TOMM precursor leader peptide-binding protein has product MTRSGGRAAVADGLEARAAVADGLGARAAGRFTELLERALAALGGPPVAVTALGLRDAFAAPEAEVPAEGVPVALYGHQAVVGPLPADGPGCARCLERRWQAVRSVALRDALELGGGTRATGEWPYAHPFAADALAALVVSAAGGGAGGVFPGVWVLDLRSGAVRGYPLVPDPECPVCGTPEEDRARALDPAPAPKYRPGAFRTRPVEAYAIDVAAFANPLCGALGPSLVQDVSSTSTSATIGCFSMRSGEYLRETFWGGHTDSFDRSARVGVLEGLERYAGMRSRSRTTSVTGSLRALGADAVDPREVGLYGEGFYRDNPRVRPFDPDREIPWVWGWSLRDRAPRLVPEVLTYYHAPGLENRFVQESSNGCASGGSLAEACYFGLMEVVERDAFLLTWYGRQPLPEIDPATSSRASTRAMVDRLALYGYRARFFDTRISFPIPVVTAVAERFDGGTGRMCFGAGAGLDPESALDSALCEIATDAVNLPGRTERDEDRLRAMAADFDLVTALHDHPLVYGVPEMGRHADFLLRGPSRGPLRPVSALRGPEGVSHDLREDLARCVEAVAAEGFDVVVVDQTLPEQRALGLHTVSVLVPGLLPIDFGWSRQRALGMPRLRTALRAAGLRERDLEPADLNPAPHPFP; this is encoded by the coding sequence ATGACGCGTAGCGGCGGCCGGGCCGCGGTGGCGGACGGGCTCGAGGCACGGGCCGCAGTGGCGGACGGGCTCGGGGCGCGGGCCGCCGGGCGGTTCACGGAGCTGCTGGAGCGGGCGCTGGCCGCGCTCGGCGGGCCGCCCGTGGCCGTGACGGCGCTCGGGCTGCGGGACGCCTTCGCCGCGCCGGAGGCGGAGGTCCCGGCGGAGGGGGTCCCGGTGGCCCTGTACGGGCACCAGGCCGTGGTCGGCCCCCTCCCGGCGGACGGGCCGGGGTGCGCGCGGTGCCTGGAGCGGCGCTGGCAGGCCGTGCGGTCGGTCGCGCTGCGGGACGCCCTCGAGCTGGGCGGGGGCACCCGCGCGACGGGTGAGTGGCCGTACGCGCACCCCTTCGCCGCCGACGCGCTGGCCGCGCTGGTGGTGTCGGCGGCCGGCGGCGGGGCGGGCGGGGTGTTCCCCGGCGTGTGGGTGCTGGACCTGCGCAGCGGGGCGGTGCGGGGCTACCCGCTGGTGCCCGATCCGGAGTGTCCGGTGTGCGGGACCCCCGAGGAGGACAGGGCCCGGGCGCTGGATCCGGCGCCCGCGCCCAAGTACCGGCCGGGCGCCTTCCGTACGCGGCCCGTGGAGGCGTACGCCATCGACGTGGCGGCCTTCGCGAACCCGCTGTGCGGGGCCCTGGGGCCCTCGCTGGTCCAGGACGTCTCCTCGACCTCGACCTCCGCGACCATCGGCTGCTTCTCGATGCGCTCGGGCGAGTACCTGCGCGAGACCTTCTGGGGCGGCCACACCGATTCCTTCGACCGCAGCGCCCGCGTCGGCGTGCTGGAGGGGCTGGAGCGGTACGCGGGCATGCGCTCGCGCTCGCGTACGACCAGCGTCACCGGCTCTTTGCGGGCGCTGGGCGCCGACGCCGTCGATCCGCGCGAAGTGGGCCTGTACGGCGAGGGGTTCTACCGGGACAACCCGAGGGTGCGGCCCTTCGACCCGGACCGGGAGATCCCCTGGGTGTGGGGCTGGTCGCTGCGCGACCGCGCACCGCGGCTGGTCCCGGAGGTGCTGACGTACTATCACGCGCCGGGTCTGGAGAACCGGTTCGTGCAGGAGAGCTCCAACGGCTGTGCCTCGGGCGGGAGTCTGGCCGAGGCCTGCTACTTCGGGCTGATGGAGGTCGTCGAGCGGGACGCCTTCCTGCTCACCTGGTACGGGCGTCAGCCGCTGCCCGAGATCGATCCGGCCACCAGCTCCCGGGCCTCGACCCGGGCGATGGTCGACCGGCTCGCCCTGTACGGGTACCGCGCGCGGTTCTTCGACACCCGGATCAGCTTCCCCATCCCGGTGGTGACCGCCGTCGCCGAGCGGTTCGACGGCGGTACGGGGCGGATGTGCTTCGGGGCGGGGGCCGGGCTGGACCCGGAGTCGGCGCTGGACTCGGCGCTGTGCGAGATCGCCACGGACGCGGTGAACCTGCCCGGGCGCACCGAGCGGGACGAGGACCGGCTGCGCGCGATGGCGGCCGACTTCGACCTGGTCACCGCCCTGCACGACCACCCGCTGGTGTACGGGGTGCCGGAGATGGGCCGGCACGCCGACTTCCTGCTGCGCGGCCCCTCGCGGGGTCCGCTGCGGCCCGTGTCCGCGCTGCGCGGGCCCGAGGGGGTGTCGCACGACCTGCGCGAGGACCTGGCGCGGTGCGTGGAGGCCGTCGCCGCCGAGGGGTTCGACGTGGTGGTGGTGGACCAGACCCTGCCCGAGCAGCGGGCGCTGGGCCTGCACACCGTGAGCGTGCTGGTGCCGGGGCTGCTGCCGATCGACTTCGGCTGGTCGCGGCAGCGGGCGCTGGGCATGCCGCGCCTGCGGACCGCCCTGCGCGCGGCGGGGCTGCGCGAGCGGGACCTGGAGCCCGCCGACCTCAATCCGGCCCCGCACCCCTTCCCCTGA